The segment GGTCTGGAGAAATGTCATGCGAAGGCTTCACCGATTGGCCGCTTGTTTCGCTTGTCCTAAAATCGATATGGTATGGTTCCTATGACACCAACACAACTCCAATGGAAGTATTTTATGTGGTTATTTTTATGTATTGCGCTCCTATGGGCGGGAGGATTGCTTCTGCTCCTCTATTCTTTCCAAGAGAAATTTATTTTCCCCGCTGCAAAGCGTATTGATCGTACGCCTGCAACAGCCCCTTTCCAGTGGGAATATGAAGACGTCTTCTTAAAGGTTGAGGACGGGCAAAGTCATGCT is part of the Candidatus Hydrogenedentota bacterium genome and harbors:
- a CDS encoding alpha/beta hydrolase, whose translation is MWLFLCIALLWAGGLLLLLYSFQEKFIFPAAKRIDRTPATAPFQWEYEDVFLKVEDGQSHAWFIPLEGASKVVLFSHGNAGNMAGRLESIQLLRSMGFSVFAYDYGGYGRSTGSPSE